A stretch of the Bacillota bacterium genome encodes the following:
- a CDS encoding isoprenyl transferase, protein MAWWKKLTGISSKANTVQLTASTGDAPACRQWDKKQLPQHVAIIMDGNGRWATARGLVRSNGHRAGVEALKKTVREAHNLGIAYLTVYAFSTENWRRPQSEIDFLFYLLSEGLRTEIDELVGNDVKIRVLGDLTPLPESLQEAVAQAVKRTEGNDGLRLQIALNYGGRSEIVEACRRVCQKVLAGELNPDELTEEGFASFLYTAEIPDPDLVIRTGGEMRLSNFLLWQSAYSELVVTDLFWPDFDGAALRQAIDCYVRRERRFGGLG, encoded by the coding sequence ATGGCTTGGTGGAAGAAATTGACTGGTATTTCGTCTAAAGCTAACACTGTGCAGTTGACGGCTTCCACCGGCGATGCTCCGGCATGCAGACAGTGGGATAAGAAGCAACTGCCACAGCATGTCGCCATCATTATGGACGGAAATGGCAGGTGGGCGACGGCTAGGGGATTGGTTAGATCCAATGGACACAGGGCAGGGGTAGAGGCTCTAAAGAAGACGGTGCGGGAGGCTCACAATTTGGGCATTGCCTATTTGACGGTGTATGCCTTTTCCACAGAGAACTGGCGTCGACCGCAGTCGGAAATAGACTTTCTATTCTATTTATTATCTGAGGGTCTGCGAACTGAGATTGACGAATTGGTGGGAAATGACGTGAAGATTCGGGTCCTCGGGGATCTGACTCCCTTGCCAGAGTCCCTGCAGGAAGCAGTGGCCCAGGCCGTTAAGCGGACGGAGGGCAACGACGGTTTGCGGTTGCAGATTGCTCTCAATTATGGCGGGCGGAGTGAAATCGTCGAGGCCTGCCGTAGGGTCTGCCAGAAGGTTCTAGCTGGTGAGCTAAACCCCGATGAGTTGACCGAGGAAGGGTTTGCTAGTTTCTTGTATACCGCTGAGATACCCGATCCAGACCTGGTGATTCGCACCGGTGGTGAAATGCGATTGAGCAATTTTCTATTGTGGCAATCGGCCTACTCTGAACTCGTTGTTACCGATCTGTTTTGGCCAGATTTTGACGGGGCAGCCCTGCGGCAGGCTATTGATTGTTACGTGAGGCGAGAGCGGCGTTTCGGTGGATTAGGTTGA